A region from the Mustela erminea isolate mMusErm1 chromosome 2, mMusErm1.Pri, whole genome shotgun sequence genome encodes:
- the LRAT gene encoding lecithin retinol acyltransferase produces MKNPMLEALSQLLEKLLLISNFKLFSSGTPAEDKARNNFYEISSFRRGDVLEVPRTHLTHYGIYLGDNRVAHMMPDILLALTSDKGLTQKVVSNKRLILGVIGRVASIRVDTVEDFAYGADILVNHLDKSLKKKALLNEEVAQRAEKLLGMTPYSLLWNNCEHFVTYCRFGTPISPQADKFCENVKIIIRDQRSVLASAVLGLASIFCLGLASYTTLPAIFIPFFLWMAG; encoded by the exons ATGAAGAACCCGATGCTGGAGGCGCTGTCCCAATTGCTGGAGAAGCTGCTCCTCATCTCCAACTTTAAGCTCTTCAGTTCGGGCACCCCGGCCGAAGACAAGGCGAGGAATAATTTCTATGAGATCAGCTCTTTCCGCCGCGGCGACGTGCTGGAAGTGCCCCGGACCCACCTAACCCACTACGGCATCTACCTGGGCGACAACCGTGTTGCCCACATGATGCCCGACATCCTGTTGGCCCTGACCAGCGACAAGGGGCTCACGCAGAAGGTGGTCTCCAATAAGCGTCTCATCCTGGGCGTCATTGGCAGAGTAGCCAGCATCCGCGTGGACACAGTGGAGGACTTCGCCTACGGAGCCGACATCCTGGTCAATCACCTGGACAAGTCCCTCAAGAAGAAGGCGCTGCTCAACGAAGAGGTGGCGCAGAGGGCCGAGAAGCTGCTGGGCATGACTCCCTACAGCCTACTCTGGAACAACTGTGAGCACTTCGTAACCTACTGCAGATTCGGCACCCCGATCAGCCCCCAGGCGGACAAG ttctgtgagaatGTGAAGATAATTATCCGTGATCAGAGAAGTGTTCTTGCTTCGGCGGTCTTGGGATTGGCATCTATATTCTGTCTGGGCTTGGCATCGTATACTACCCTTCCTGCAATTTTTATCCCATTCTTCTTATGGATGGCTGGCTAA